One segment of Pasteurella skyensis DNA contains the following:
- a CDS encoding HlyC/CorC family transporter — MDTIPLSSLFIALVLLLFLSAFFSSSETALMSLNRYKMRNLVEKGHKGAIKTEKLLAKTDILLSLILICNNLVNIVASALATMIGLRLSGDAGVAIATGLLTLIMLIFSEILPKTIAAIYPEKVGFTASYVLTPLKKLLSPLIFLMNIIIGSLLKLLRIKHKDRSGLSAEELRSVVLEAGKFISTEHQDMLVSILDLEKATVDDVMVPRNDIDGINIDDDWKSIMRQLKGAAHGRIVIYKESIDSNVLGMLRVREVFRFMLEKNEFSKEILVRALDNIYFIPEGTPLTAQLINFKANKERVGLVVDEYGDIKGLITLEDILEEIIGEFTTSTSPSLEQEVQQQSDGSVIIEGSANLRDLNKLFNWKLPADEIRTFNGLIIEHLEKIPDEDTQFTFYNLKVTVLEVADNMVKQARVETLSKS, encoded by the coding sequence TTGGACACAATTCCCCTGAGTAGTTTGTTTATTGCTCTTGTTCTGTTACTTTTTCTTTCAGCATTCTTTTCAAGTTCTGAAACTGCTTTAATGTCTTTAAATCGTTATAAAATGCGAAACCTTGTCGAAAAAGGGCATAAAGGAGCAATTAAAACAGAAAAATTATTGGCTAAAACGGATATTTTATTAAGTTTAATTTTAATCTGTAATAACCTTGTTAATATAGTTGCCTCAGCCCTTGCGACGATGATTGGTTTACGTCTTTCAGGTGATGCTGGTGTTGCCATAGCAACAGGACTTTTAACATTGATTATGTTAATTTTTTCTGAAATTCTTCCCAAAACCATTGCGGCTATTTATCCTGAAAAAGTGGGTTTTACTGCAAGTTATGTCCTTACTCCACTGAAAAAATTACTTTCGCCTTTGATTTTTTTAATGAATATTATCATTGGTTCATTACTTAAATTATTACGTATTAAACATAAAGATAGAAGTGGTTTAAGTGCTGAAGAGTTGCGAAGTGTGGTATTAGAAGCGGGGAAATTTATTTCAACAGAACACCAAGATATGTTGGTGTCTATTTTGGATTTAGAAAAAGCGACTGTTGATGATGTAATGGTGCCTCGAAATGATATTGATGGTATTAATATTGATGATGATTGGAAATCCATTATGCGTCAGCTTAAAGGGGCTGCTCATGGACGAATTGTTATTTATAAAGAAAGCATAGACAGCAATGTGCTTGGAATGTTACGAGTACGAGAAGTGTTTCGTTTTATGCTTGAAAAAAATGAGTTTAGTAAGGAAATTCTGGTTCGTGCATTAGATAATATTTATTTTATTCCAGAGGGTACGCCATTAACAGCACAGCTTATCAATTTTAAAGCGAATAAAGAGCGTGTTGGGCTGGTGGTGGATGAATATGGCGATATTAAAGGTTTAATTACATTAGAAGATATTTTAGAAGAGATTATTGGTGAGTTTACAACCTCTACTTCGCCATCTTTAGAACAAGAAGTACAACAGCAATCTGATGGTTCTGTTATTATTGAAGGGTCTGCAAATTTACGAGATTTGAATAAACTCTTTAATTGGAAATTGCCCGCCGATGAAATTCGTACTTTTAATGGTTTAATTATAGAACATTTGGAAAAAATTCCCGATGAAGATACGCAATTTACGTTTTATAATTTAAAAGTTACGGTATTAGAAGTAGCAGACAATATGGTAAAACAAGCAAGGGTAGAAACATTATCAAAGTCATAA
- the putP gene encoding sodium/proline symporter PutP has translation MQIYITFGLYLVIILGIGIYAYRSTDNFDDYILGGRKMGSFVTAMSAGASDMSGWLLMGLPGAIFVSGLSEAWIAVGLTIGAYLNYRVVAGRLRIFTASYQNALTLPEFFAQRFPQQEKALKIISSSIILFFFTIYCASGVVAGAKLFQSFLGLDYSTALWLGALATITYTFIGGYLAVSWSDTIQATLMFFALLLAPVMVLINLSWEEINTALTVKSAVTHIPYSNWLHNVSGIGVISALAWGLGYFGQPHILARFMAADSLKSLKRARHIGISWMFLCLGGAVAVGYFGLAYFSANNIELENSETIFIELSKLMFNPWIVGIVLSAILAAVMSTLSAQLLMCSAAITEDFYKGFIRKAASSKELVWVGRLMVLVIAVVAIIIAQDPNSKVMGLVSYAWAGFGAAFGPVVILSLFNRNISSTAALWGMLSGAITVVAWKPLIQYLGWVDLANLYEIIPGFLMCSFITLTSSIFSTVNPQVVEQFDKAVAEFNIST, from the coding sequence ATGCAAATTTATATTACTTTTGGACTTTATCTCGTTATTATTTTAGGTATAGGTATCTATGCCTATCGTTCCACTGATAATTTTGATGATTATATTTTGGGTGGGCGTAAAATGGGTAGTTTTGTGACCGCAATGTCAGCAGGGGCTTCGGATATGTCTGGTTGGCTATTGATGGGGTTACCGGGTGCGATCTTTGTTTCAGGTCTCTCAGAAGCGTGGATAGCCGTCGGTTTAACTATTGGTGCATACTTAAATTATCGCGTGGTTGCAGGTCGATTACGTATTTTTACGGCAAGTTATCAGAATGCATTAACTTTACCTGAATTTTTTGCACAACGTTTTCCTCAACAAGAGAAAGCGTTAAAAATAATTTCTTCTTCAATTATTTTATTTTTCTTTACTATATACTGTGCATCAGGTGTTGTTGCAGGCGCCAAATTATTCCAAAGCTTTTTAGGATTAGACTATAGCACCGCACTTTGGTTGGGAGCATTAGCAACGATCACTTATACCTTTATTGGCGGTTATTTGGCTGTTTCGTGGAGTGATACCATTCAAGCAACATTGATGTTTTTTGCATTATTACTTGCTCCAGTAATGGTTTTAATTAATTTGAGTTGGGAAGAAATTAATACTGCACTAACAGTAAAATCCGCAGTAACGCATATTCCTTATTCTAATTGGTTACATAATGTCTCTGGTATTGGTGTTATTTCTGCATTGGCTTGGGGATTAGGCTATTTTGGGCAACCTCATATTCTCGCCCGTTTTATGGCAGCAGATTCACTGAAATCATTAAAGAGAGCTCGCCATATCGGTATTAGTTGGATGTTTTTATGTCTAGGTGGTGCAGTTGCGGTGGGCTACTTTGGTTTAGCTTATTTCTCTGCAAATAATATTGAATTAGAAAATTCAGAAACGATTTTTATTGAATTATCGAAATTAATGTTTAACCCTTGGATTGTGGGGATTGTACTTTCTGCTATTTTGGCGGCAGTAATGAGTACATTATCCGCTCAATTATTAATGTGTTCAGCTGCAATTACTGAAGATTTCTATAAAGGATTTATCCGTAAAGCAGCGTCAAGTAAAGAGCTGGTTTGGGTTGGACGATTAATGGTATTAGTTATTGCCGTTGTCGCTATTATTATTGCACAAGATCCAAATTCCAAAGTAATGGGGCTTGTTTCTTATGCTTGGGCGGGATTTGGTGCGGCATTTGGACCCGTAGTTATTTTATCCCTATTCAACCGTAATATTAGTTCAACAGCGGCACTTTGGGGAATGTTATCAGGAGCAATTACTGTCGTTGCTTGGAAGCCGCTAATACAATATTTAGGTTGGGTCGATCTTGCTAATCTTTATGAAATTATACCGGGTTTCTTAATGTGTTCTTTTATCACGCTAACGTCGTCAATATTTAGCACGGTTAATCCACAAGTTGTGGAACAATTTGATAAAGCAGTAGCAGAATTTAATATAAGTACTTAA
- a CDS encoding GTP pyrophosphokinase: MKLLRAFLIALNAHKGQFDKAGKPYITHPIRVMFGVKGYKEKIVALLHDVVEDSDYTLRYLENYFDKDIIKAVDLVTKKESQDYSEYLSQLKENKISKAVKLSDLRDNMNLKRIKNITQKDLDRLEKYKKATAYLEGRADALS; this comes from the coding sequence ATGAAATTATTAAGAGCCTTTTTGATTGCTTTAAATGCTCATAAAGGGCAGTTTGATAAAGCTGGAAAGCCATATATAACCCATCCAATTAGGGTGATGTTTGGAGTTAAAGGATACAAAGAAAAGATAGTTGCATTGTTGCACGATGTTGTTGAAGACAGCGATTATACGTTGAGGTATTTAGAAAACTATTTTGATAAAGACATTATAAAAGCCGTCGATCTTGTCACTAAAAAAGAATCGCAAGATTACAGCGAATACCTTTCACAACTTAAAGAAAATAAAATATCAAAAGCGGTAAAACTCAGTGATTTAAGGGATAATATGAATCTTAAACGAATTAAAAATATTACTCAAAAAGATTTAGACCGTTTAGAAAAATACAAAAAAGCGACAGCATATTTAGAGGGAAGAGCAGATGCGCTATCTTAA
- a CDS encoding diacylglycerol kinase, whose amino-acid sequence MQKYTGLTHFFKAAGYSIQGLKAAFKYEAGFRHEVGVSIIMLPLAFILGNTNVEIALLVASVLMVFVVELLNSGIEAIVDRVGTEYHELSGRAKDLGSAAVFMAMVTCGIVWLIILFF is encoded by the coding sequence ATGCAAAAGTACACAGGACTAACACATTTTTTTAAAGCAGCAGGCTACTCTATTCAAGGTTTAAAAGCAGCGTTTAAATATGAAGCAGGTTTTCGCCACGAAGTAGGTGTGTCAATTATAATGCTTCCCCTTGCTTTTATATTAGGTAACACAAATGTAGAAATTGCATTACTGGTTGCTTCCGTATTAATGGTATTTGTTGTAGAACTACTTAATAGTGGTATAGAAGCCATTGTTGATCGAGTGGGTACTGAATATCACGAGCTTTCAGGGCGCGCTAAAGATTTGGGTTCTGCCGCTGTGTTTATGGCAATGGTTACCTGTGGCATTGTATGGTTAATTATTCTGTTTTTTTAA
- a CDS encoding methionine/alanine import family NSS transporter small subunit: MSFTAIIMMIIAIIVIWGGLIASIIHLPKEENN, encoded by the coding sequence ATGAGTTTTACAGCAATTATAATGATGATCATTGCAATTATTGTTATTTGGGGAGGATTGATTGCATCAATTATCCATCTACCAAAAGAAGAAAATAATTGA
- a CDS encoding autotransporter outer membrane beta-barrel domain-containing protein, translating to MVLPPPAYKYNKINKLSRTITPSALSCAIFLALNTTAYALPNNEASCDINGNCSPDLGAIIDVNNALAPPLESGGTGTKSVTGNKVTVENSPTTGISNVLGAFHNAKEVSNNTVTINGGVVIEGVIGGFSINDTAKENTVTINGGTVGEDVMGGISIGGTAKENSVTINGGTVGDVMGGSGRRGTAKENSVTINGGTINGNIIGSESSEGAGNNTIIINGGTILSELVSGGYNIYGSDSINNTLTINGSPKFGEKTILFGGIDEEGTADSTTGNTLNLHTTDLKVKNIAHFENLRFFVQEDTPKDSSFLTLSTDKDTDITGTKIGVGVEGNTSLLKDGDKLVLIKKEQGELKTDATLTNTVTGMQGIAVKYVFELEKQDNQTLIAKAKSGFNSSSGSGGSSGGSTAGTVHPQTKSLLESGLAGLNFINNGADLVDSAMTQLTPYDGIKTFGAIRGGKYRTETGSHIDVKGTNLLVGVGRQAGQFQFGTYVEAGFGSYDSENDIKDTTVTAEGDTKYYGIGATLKQAFNRFFVEGGLRLGHSQTTYNSDDFEGSNTVATEVKFTTKRAYAGANFGLGYNAQLSDAFTLTPYGKVFYTYLSNEQQHIEGSLFKFDSVRSLRTQLGAKMQYQLSDKTKLYSTLAWENEAKGKATGTVLGLDMPSPSLKGNTGIVEFGVTFTPSQNLSINLGATGNFGKRRGASANALISYGF from the coding sequence ATGGTTCTACCCCCCCCCGCTTATAAATATAATAAAATCAATAAGTTAAGTAGAACTATTACCCCTTCTGCACTCTCTTGTGCGATTTTTCTTGCCTTAAATACAACGGCTTATGCGCTACCTAATAACGAAGCCTCTTGCGATATCAATGGTAACTGCTCACCAGATTTAGGTGCCATTATCGATGTTAATAATGCATTAGCTCCCCCTCTAGAGAGTGGTGGTACAGGCACCAAAAGTGTGACAGGTAATAAAGTCACTGTTGAGAACTCGCCAACAACAGGTATTAGTAATGTTTTGGGCGCCTTCCATAATGCCAAAGAGGTGAGCAATAATACTGTTACTATCAACGGTGGTGTTGTTATTGAAGGTGTAATTGGTGGTTTTAGTATAAATGACACAGCAAAAGAAAATACCGTTACTATCAATGGTGGTACTGTTGGAGAAGATGTAATGGGTGGTATTAGTATAGGTGGCACTGCAAAAGAAAACTCCGTCACTATCAATGGTGGTACTGTTGGAGATGTAATGGGTGGTAGTGGTAGACGTGGCACAGCAAAAGAAAACTCCGTTACCATCAATGGAGGTACTATTAATGGAAACATTATTGGATCAGAGAGTTCTGAAGGAGCGGGTAATAATACCATTATTATTAATGGTGGTACTATACTTTCTGAACTAGTTTCAGGTGGTTATAATATTTATGGTAGTGATTCTATCAACAATACTTTGACCATTAATGGTAGCCCAAAATTTGGCGAAAAAACCATATTATTTGGCGGAATAGATGAGGAAGGTACAGCTGATAGCACTACAGGCAATACCCTAAACCTACATACCACAGATTTAAAAGTTAAAAATATTGCTCACTTTGAAAATTTACGCTTTTTTGTGCAAGAAGATACTCCTAAGGATAGCTCTTTCTTAACCTTAAGCACTGATAAGGATACTGATATTACAGGTACTAAAATTGGTGTGGGAGTAGAAGGAAATACCTCTTTGTTAAAAGATGGCGATAAACTTGTTTTAATTAAAAAAGAGCAAGGCGAATTAAAAACCGATGCTACCCTGACGAATACAGTAACTGGAATGCAAGGCATTGCAGTGAAATATGTGTTTGAACTTGAAAAACAAGACAACCAAACCTTAATCGCAAAAGCCAAATCTGGGTTTAATTCAAGCAGTGGTTCAGGTGGCAGTTCGGGCGGTTCGACAGCTGGCACAGTACATCCACAAACCAAGTCCCTTCTTGAAAGTGGTTTAGCGGGGTTAAACTTTATCAATAATGGTGCTGATTTAGTGGATTCAGCAATGACTCAGCTTACACCATATGATGGTATCAAAACCTTTGGTGCAATTCGTGGTGGTAAATATCGTACAGAAACGGGCTCTCATATTGATGTGAAAGGCACCAATCTATTAGTGGGTGTTGGACGTCAAGCAGGACAATTCCAATTTGGCACCTATGTTGAAGCGGGTTTTGGCTCTTATGACAGTGAAAATGATATTAAAGACACCACTGTAACGGCAGAGGGTGATACCAAATATTACGGTATTGGAGCAACGTTAAAACAAGCCTTTAATCGTTTCTTTGTAGAGGGCGGACTACGTTTAGGACACAGCCAAACCACCTACAACAGCGATGATTTTGAGGGTTCAAACACTGTGGCAACAGAGGTGAAATTTACCACCAAACGGGCTTATGCAGGGGCTAATTTTGGGTTAGGCTATAATGCACAACTCAGTGACGCCTTCACCTTAACCCCTTATGGTAAAGTGTTTTACACCTACCTCAGCAATGAACAGCAACACATTGAAGGCTCACTCTTCAAATTTGATAGCGTACGTTCATTAAGAACCCAATTAGGGGCAAAAATGCAGTATCAATTAAGTGATAAAACCAAACTGTATTCAACCTTAGCGTGGGAAAATGAGGCAAAAGGAAAAGCAACAGGCACCGTATTAGGGCTTGATATGCCATCTCCTAGCTTAAAAGGCAACACAGGTATTGTTGAATTTGGTGTGACTTTCACTCCTAGTCAAAACCTCAGTATCAACTTAGGTGCGACAGGTAACTTCGGTAAACGTCGTGGCGCCTCAGCAAATGCGTTGATTAGTTATGGGTTTTAA